The DNA window CACCGGTCGTGGACGTATTGCGACATGGTCTTGTTTTCATCCAGGGCGTGAGCACTGCCTGCGATGAACAACGCGACCAGCAGAACCTGAACCGGCCTCCACGACCTCCGCGAATTCTGACGGGACTTGTAATCATCAGGGCTGGTAATCGAACTTTTCAATCACCACCTCGGTCGGTAGCTTGGCCGTATGCCTCGAATGCAGGAAATCAAGTAAGTCGATGTAGATCTTATGGTTCGCTGGAACTGGAACGCCTTCTGTGAAGACCTTTTCGCTGACGATCTTCTGCCCCGGAGTATCTACTGCGCCTTGCACCGTCCTGAACGAGACCTTCCCAGGGTCCCAGCGAAACGTGTGAGTGAGCTCCCCCGCAGGCGCTTCGAACTTCGCGACATTCTTCGGAACATAGTACGGCTGAAGTACATAACGCGCATTATTTCCTGCAGGGTCGTCCCAGCGGCTTAGTTCGATGTCGAACTCGTCGTTGCGGCTCTCGTTGGCAAGCAGGAGGTCGTAGGCAAAGATCCGGAAGGTGGCGGAAGAGTCGAGATGGCCGGTGTCCTGGACGACAAATCGATACGTGCCATACCCCAGGCTCCGCATCGTGTGGATCTCGGCGCAGTACCAGTGGCCATCCCGCTCGTTCATACGCAGATGCAGGTATCCCTTCTCATCCACCCAGGCATTGTTGGGATCGTAAGACTGTGTTTCGCCGGCGGTATCGTTATCCGCGCCCTGCGCGGTCCAGTCGTAGCCGCTAAAATGGATCCTCTTCGGCACAATCGTAGCGCCGCTGCCTTTCACGATGGCGGTCGCCAGCACGCCGTTACCTATCGATGGAATCGACCCGAGTTTGAGCGCAGGCCGATATCCGGGTTCAACTAGTAGGGCGGCGTAGTCGGTGCCCAGATGGGTAGAGTTCCTCCA is part of the Granulicella aggregans genome and encodes:
- a CDS encoding LamG domain-containing protein; its protein translation is MALTLRIIRLGTGRWQKISSVLLATLPFVFLGCHTAQRNLKPAIQITRVPAASLGGPRVMDYMEGKVSGTQAGDQVVLYAFSEVWWIQPFRNAGLTNIQPDSSWRNSTHLGTDYAALLVEPGYRPALKLGSIPSIGNGVLATAIVKGSGATIVPKRIHFSGYDWTAQGADNDTAGETQSYDPNNAWVDEKGYLHLRMNERDGHWYCAEIHTMRSLGYGTYRFVVQDTGHLDSSATFRIFAYDLLLANESRNDEFDIELSRWDDPAGNNARYVLQPYYVPKNVAKFEAPAGELTHTFRWDPGKVSFRTVQGAVDTPGQKIVSEKVFTEGVPVPANHKIYIDLLDFLHSRHTAKLPTEVVIEKFDYQP